In the genome of Sphingobacteriaceae bacterium, one region contains:
- a CDS encoding methyl-accepting chemotaxis protein yields MRIGTKLLIAFLVMVLPLVLVAGSGFMAMRDIASKYDGLVQEVERLNRSAMELQGSLSDEGQAVTTYLLTYSDQQKDEFQRARQGTDAALVELASLLADADGQERLAAVERAMVEFRSAAAPVFERDDFTEGQRVVLVTRSLYEPQVKLRDAAADLLDYAATRTVLVRQQADAAVWRANLINGGVALGGLLVAVVWALVLSRSITRPVTAISDAFGRLSTGDLTLSDLEVTTTDEVGQMAEAFNRMLADHRRFLLQIRETSDALAGSSGEINRIVQQAVGATGQIATAIQEVAAGANDQAQQSEDTVRAVEQLREAINQIAQGALRQAEYVQRASQLLAGTAEGIEHARSAAVEVNNAAQQALQSAQQGGQAVEEALAAMTSIEQATERVAARISGLGDQSQRIGEIVQLIDGIAEQTNLLALNAAIEAARAGEHGKGFAVVADEVRKLAEHSQEATAEIAQLVASIRESVDQTVNAMMATAQEVQKGSTLASQAGQELKQILSALVLTHEKAAGIQTATERVAGETTAAVTAMDEVAGVTEENTAATTQMTTASDQVSNAIHRVAAVAEETAASAQEVSASSEQVSASVEHIGVSIGRLEELAQDLRHLVDHFRLEGPDPAPEAEAQAEGGAVALSSLS; encoded by the coding sequence TTGCGAATCGGTACCAAGCTGCTCATTGCGTTCCTGGTCATGGTTCTGCCCCTGGTGCTGGTGGCGGGATCGGGCTTCATGGCCATGCGGGATATAGCTTCCAAATATGACGGCCTGGTACAGGAAGTGGAGCGGTTGAACCGCAGTGCCATGGAACTCCAGGGGTCCCTGTCCGATGAAGGGCAGGCCGTCACCACCTATCTGCTCACCTACAGCGACCAACAGAAAGATGAGTTTCAACGGGCCCGACAAGGTACCGATGCCGCTTTGGTAGAATTGGCGTCCCTCCTGGCCGATGCCGACGGCCAGGAAAGGCTGGCGGCAGTAGAGCGGGCCATGGTGGAATTTCGCTCCGCCGCTGCGCCCGTCTTTGAGCGGGATGACTTCACCGAAGGTCAAAGGGTGGTCCTGGTCACCCGCAGCCTCTACGAGCCCCAGGTAAAACTGCGGGATGCGGCGGCCGACCTGCTGGACTACGCCGCCACCAGAACCGTCCTGGTGCGGCAGCAGGCCGATGCCGCCGTCTGGCGCGCCAACCTCATCAACGGGGGCGTAGCCTTGGGCGGCCTGCTGGTGGCCGTCGTCTGGGCCCTGGTCTTGTCCCGGTCCATCACCCGGCCGGTAACGGCCATCAGCGACGCTTTCGGCCGGCTGTCCACCGGCGACCTTACCCTGTCGGACCTGGAAGTGACCACCACCGACGAGGTGGGCCAGATGGCCGAGGCCTTCAACCGCATGCTGGCCGACCACCGGCGCTTTTTGCTGCAAATTCGTGAAACCAGCGACGCTTTGGCCGGCAGCAGCGGCGAGATCAACCGCATCGTGCAGCAAGCCGTCGGCGCCACCGGCCAAATCGCCACCGCCATCCAGGAGGTAGCGGCGGGCGCCAACGATCAGGCCCAGCAGAGCGAAGATACGGTGCGGGCTGTGGAGCAGTTGCGGGAGGCCATCAACCAGATCGCCCAAGGCGCCCTGCGCCAGGCGGAATATGTCCAGCGGGCATCCCAACTGCTGGCGGGTACCGCCGAAGGCATCGAACATGCCCGCTCGGCAGCGGTGGAAGTGAACAACGCTGCCCAGCAGGCTTTGCAGTCGGCCCAGCAAGGTGGCCAGGCGGTGGAAGAAGCCTTGGCCGCCATGACCAGCATCGAACAGGCCACGGAACGGGTGGCCGCCCGCATCAGCGGCCTGGGCGACCAATCCCAGCGCATCGGTGAAATCGTCCAGTTGATCGACGGCATCGCCGAGCAGACCAACCTGCTGGCCCTCAACGCCGCCATCGAAGCCGCCCGGGCGGGCGAGCACGGCAAGGGCTTCGCCGTGGTGGCCGACGAGGTGCGCAAGCTGGCGGAGCACTCCCAGGAGGCCACTGCAGAGATCGCCCAGTTGGTGGCCAGCATCCGGGAAAGCGTGGACCAGACCGTCAACGCCATGATGGCCACCGCCCAGGAAGTGCAGAAGGGTTCCACCCTGGCCTCCCAGGCCGGGCAGGAGTTGAAGCAGATCTTGTCGGCCCTGGTATTGACCCACGAGAAGGCCGCGGGCATCCAGACGGCCACGGAACGGGTGGCCGGGGAAACTACGGCGGCGGTCACCGCCATGGACGAAGTGGCGGGCGTCACCGAAGAAAACACGGCGGCCACCACCCAGATGACCACAGCCAGCGATCAGGTGAGCAATGCCATCCACCGGGTGGCGGCGGTAGCCGAGGAAACGGCGGCCTCCGCCCAGGAGGTGAGCGCCTCCTCGGAGCAGGTGAGCGCCTCCGTGGAGCACATCGGCGTGTCCATCGGCCGGCTGGAGGAGTTGGCCCAAGACTTGCGCCATTTGGTGGACCACTTCCGGCTGGAAGGGCCTGACCCCGCCCCGGAGGCGGAGGCCCAGGCCGAAGGCGGGGCCGTGGCTCTATCATCCCTTTCGTAA
- a CDS encoding chemotaxis protein CheW, giving the protein MTELKDQSLTVQMPDGHTQAAVPEPEITSQLVLFTLSDETYGVDIQRVREIIRIPEITRIPKTPDFIEGVINLRGGVIPVVDLRKRFNMPAADQARLAETGRIVVMDMRDWTIGMMVDGVSEVLRVQGGAVEPPSPYIVSADTRFIAGVVKDGDRLVVLLDLDAVFFDEEKEQMAGLNQVEAPAG; this is encoded by the coding sequence ATGACGGAACTGAAAGATCAGTCCTTGACGGTGCAGATGCCCGACGGCCATACCCAGGCGGCCGTCCCGGAACCCGAGATCACCAGCCAGCTGGTGCTCTTCACCCTGTCCGATGAGACGTACGGCGTAGACATCCAGCGGGTGCGGGAGATCATCCGCATTCCCGAAATCACCCGCATCCCCAAGACGCCCGACTTCATCGAAGGGGTCATCAACCTGCGGGGCGGCGTCATTCCCGTGGTTGACCTGCGCAAGCGCTTCAACATGCCGGCGGCCGACCAGGCGCGCCTGGCCGAGACGGGCCGCATCGTCGTCATGGACATGCGGGACTGGACCATCGGCATGATGGTGGACGGCGTCTCGGAGGTGCTGCGGGTCCAGGGGGGAGCCGTGGAGCCGCCTTCACCCTACATCGTCAGCGCCGACACCCGCTTCATCGCCGGGGTGGTGAAGGATGGCGACCGCCTGGTGGTGCTGCTGGATTTGGATGCGGTTTTCTTCGACGAAGAGAAGGAGCAAATGGCCGGCCTGAATCAGGTGGAGGCTCCGGCGGGGTAG
- a CDS encoding chemotaxis protein CheA: MHDLNLSPEEIKLFFEEAQEQLDIMEQTLLALEEQPGDGELVNQLFRAAHTLKGGTATVGLTDMAHLTHAMESLLDQVRQGSRELTGHLMDRMLQGVDVLGSALAAVADGGEAPGEQLAALAEDFHALAAGGQDAPPAATPGAGGADWAKVSDALGDRDLPVLRWQVTVDPDTPMASVRAYQALLIMEDLGEVLHTDPPTALLEDEGTDTHRLTIIHASENPPEAVEAALRGVGNIIDIRHEPVAPAGPETAAEAADPSPNGAGAPAGPLGEPPTPQAASGSGATSGDRGVGTRSVRVNVELLDELMNLVGELVVDRTRLASLARSELNGKQLRDELDQLAGHLSRITGDLQDTIVKARMIPVKTLFRKFPRMVRDLSRQLGKRVNFQVSGEDTELDRSVIELLSDPLIHLLRNALDHGVEPPEERTAAGKPPEATVRLTAYHRQSHIFVEVSDDGRGLDAGKIRRAVARRGLMTEDQLERLPYEQLADLIFLPGFSTADSVSTVSGRGVGMDVVRKNLEQVGGSITVRSRPGEGTTFSIQLPLTLAIIQALLVRIKDVTYALPLAHVSEVLLLTNDEIYPLYGRQAVRVRDTTVPLLNPAHLWCEEGAVVWAEDEPNPVVVIQGDMEPLALMVDRLIGEEEIVIKSLGPLTGRVGGISGASILGDGRVALIVDVPSLCREARQVLARDNFRQLKGG, encoded by the coding sequence ATGCATGATCTGAACTTGAGTCCCGAAGAAATCAAGCTGTTTTTCGAAGAGGCCCAGGAACAGCTGGACATCATGGAGCAGACGCTGCTGGCCCTGGAGGAGCAGCCCGGCGACGGGGAACTGGTGAACCAGTTGTTCCGGGCCGCCCATACCTTGAAGGGCGGCACCGCCACCGTCGGGCTGACCGACATGGCCCACCTCACCCATGCCATGGAGTCCCTGCTGGACCAGGTGCGCCAGGGGAGCCGGGAACTGACGGGCCACCTCATGGACCGGATGCTCCAAGGGGTGGACGTGTTGGGCTCCGCCCTGGCCGCCGTCGCCGACGGCGGGGAGGCGCCCGGGGAGCAGTTGGCCGCCCTGGCGGAAGATTTCCATGCTTTGGCCGCCGGCGGCCAGGACGCGCCGCCCGCCGCCACGCCCGGGGCCGGCGGCGCCGATTGGGCCAAGGTGAGCGACGCCCTGGGCGACCGGGACTTGCCTGTCCTCCGCTGGCAGGTAACGGTGGATCCCGACACGCCCATGGCCTCGGTGCGGGCCTACCAGGCCTTGCTGATCATGGAAGACCTGGGCGAGGTGCTGCACACCGACCCGCCCACGGCCCTGCTGGAGGACGAGGGCACCGACACCCACCGTCTGACCATTATCCACGCCTCGGAAAATCCCCCTGAAGCGGTGGAAGCGGCCCTGCGGGGCGTGGGCAACATCATCGACATCCGGCACGAGCCCGTGGCGCCGGCCGGCCCAGAGACGGCGGCAGAGGCTGCGGATCCGTCCCCAAATGGGGCAGGGGCGCCCGCCGGGCCCCTCGGGGAGCCCCCCACCCCCCAGGCGGCTTCCGGGAGCGGCGCCACCTCCGGCGACAGGGGGGTGGGCACCCGCAGCGTCCGGGTCAACGTGGAACTGCTGGATGAACTGATGAACCTGGTGGGGGAACTGGTGGTGGACCGCACCCGGCTGGCCAGCCTGGCCCGCAGCGAACTCAACGGCAAGCAGCTGCGGGATGAACTGGACCAGCTGGCAGGCCACCTGAGCCGCATCACCGGCGATCTCCAGGACACCATCGTCAAGGCCCGGATGATCCCGGTGAAAACCTTGTTCCGCAAATTTCCCCGCATGGTGCGGGATTTGTCGCGGCAACTGGGCAAGCGGGTCAATTTCCAGGTGTCGGGGGAAGACACGGAACTGGACCGCTCCGTCATCGAATTGCTCAGCGACCCATTGATCCACCTGCTGCGCAACGCCCTGGATCACGGCGTGGAACCGCCGGAGGAGCGTACCGCCGCCGGCAAGCCGCCGGAAGCCACCGTGCGCCTCACGGCCTACCACCGGCAGAGCCACATTTTCGTCGAGGTGAGCGACGACGGCCGGGGGCTGGACGCCGGCAAGATCCGCCGGGCTGTGGCCCGCCGGGGCCTGATGACCGAAGACCAGCTGGAGCGCCTGCCCTATGAGCAGCTGGCCGACCTAATTTTCCTGCCCGGCTTCAGCACCGCCGACTCGGTGAGCACCGTGTCGGGCCGGGGCGTGGGCATGGATGTGGTGCGGAAGAACCTGGAGCAGGTGGGCGGCAGCATCACGGTGCGCAGCAGGCCCGGCGAAGGCACCACCTTCTCCATTCAATTGCCCCTGACGCTGGCCATCATCCAGGCCCTCCTGGTGCGGATCAAGGATGTCACTTACGCCTTGCCCCTGGCCCACGTGTCCGAAGTCCTGCTGCTGACCAACGATGAAATCTATCCCCTCTACGGCCGTCAGGCGGTGCGGGTACGGGACACCACGGTCCCCCTGCTGAACCCCGCCCACCTTTGGTGCGAGGAAGGGGCTGTAGTCTGGGCCGAAGACGAGCCCAATCCCGTGGTCGTCATCCAAGGGGACATGGAGCCCTTGGCCCTCATGGTGGACCGCCTCATCGGCGAAGAGGAGATCGTGATCAAAAGTTTGGGGCCGCTCACCGGCAGGGTGGGCGGCATATCCGGAGCCTCCATTCTGGGCGACGGCCGGGTGGCCCTCATCGTGGACGTGCCCAGCCTGTGCCGGGAGGCCCGGCAGGTCTTGGCCCGCGATAATTTCCGCCAGTTAAAGGGAGGTTGA
- a CDS encoding response regulator: protein MALVLVVDDAQFMRMRLRKLLEEEGHQVIEAGDGEQAVEAYSTNKPDLVLMDITMPNMDGLTALKTIKSQFPEAKVVMCSSLGQKSAVLEAIKAGARDFIVKPFEAERVQNVVRKQVG, encoded by the coding sequence GTGGCGCTGGTACTGGTGGTGGATGACGCGCAGTTCATGCGGATGCGGTTGCGGAAGCTGCTGGAAGAGGAAGGTCACCAAGTCATCGAGGCCGGTGACGGCGAGCAGGCGGTGGAGGCCTACTCCACCAACAAGCCCGACCTGGTGCTTATGGACATCACCATGCCCAACATGGACGGGCTGACGGCCTTGAAGACCATCAAGTCCCAATTCCCCGAGGCCAAGGTGGTCATGTGCAGCTCCCTGGGGCAGAAGAGCGCCGTATTGGAAGCCATCAAGGCCGGGGCCAGGGACTTCATCGTCAAGCCTTTCGAGGCCGAGCGGGTGCAGAACGTAGTACGGAAACAGGTGGGTTGA
- a CDS encoding chemotaxis response regulator protein-glutamate methylesterase: MTKGVRVLVVDDSALMRQMVSRFLTEAGFTVVGTAANGRLGLEKALALRPDVITLDVEMPEMNGLDMLRLLMAQAPTPVVMLSGLTQAQAPAAVEALALGAVDVVAKPGGAAISLQLGDVRDELVQKVAAAARSRPRGGALPSRPYPRPVQTPGKAAGPEAGGPAGSGPAGAPPVGVIVIGCSTGGPGALSVVIPQLPQDYPWTVLVVQHMPPGFTASLARRLDDMSAVPVQEAQDGVKPGAGEVWIAPGGRHLIMDAAGVLRLTEDPPVHGVRPAVDLTLVSTAAVWRRRVVAVIMTGMGRDGARGAEAVKAAGGRVLAQDEASSVVFGMPRVVIEQGLADEVLSLDDMAQALACLEAPGVPVGGGRCVQA; this comes from the coding sequence ATGACCAAGGGCGTACGGGTGCTGGTGGTGGATGATTCGGCCCTCATGCGGCAGATGGTGTCTCGCTTTCTGACAGAAGCCGGCTTCACCGTGGTGGGCACCGCCGCCAACGGCCGCCTGGGCCTGGAGAAGGCCTTGGCCCTCCGCCCCGACGTGATCACCCTGGATGTGGAGATGCCGGAGATGAACGGGCTGGATATGTTGCGGCTGTTGATGGCCCAGGCTCCCACTCCCGTGGTGATGCTGTCGGGCTTGACCCAGGCCCAAGCCCCGGCTGCGGTGGAGGCCCTGGCCCTGGGGGCGGTGGACGTGGTGGCCAAGCCGGGGGGCGCCGCCATCTCCCTCCAGCTGGGCGATGTGCGGGACGAACTGGTGCAGAAGGTGGCCGCCGCCGCCCGGAGCCGCCCGCGGGGAGGGGCCTTGCCATCCCGGCCCTATCCCAGGCCCGTCCAGACCCCCGGGAAGGCCGCGGGCCCCGAGGCCGGCGGTCCGGCAGGCAGCGGGCCGGCCGGTGCGCCACCGGTGGGGGTCATCGTCATCGGCTGCTCCACCGGCGGCCCCGGCGCCCTGTCGGTGGTCATTCCCCAACTGCCCCAGGACTACCCCTGGACGGTGCTGGTGGTGCAGCACATGCCTCCGGGCTTTACCGCTTCCCTGGCCCGGCGCCTGGACGACATGTCCGCCGTGCCGGTGCAGGAAGCCCAGGACGGTGTGAAGCCCGGGGCCGGCGAGGTTTGGATCGCACCGGGCGGCCGTCACCTGATTATGGACGCCGCGGGTGTCCTGCGGCTGACCGAAGACCCGCCGGTGCACGGCGTCCGCCCGGCTGTCGACTTGACTTTGGTTTCCACCGCGGCCGTCTGGAGGCGGCGGGTTGTGGCTGTGATCATGACGGGCATGGGCCGGGACGGCGCCCGGGGCGCCGAGGCCGTGAAGGCGGCGGGTGGCCGGGTGCTGGCCCAGGATGAAGCAAGTTCCGTCGTATTCGGGATGCCCCGAGTCGTCATCGAGCAGGGCCTGGCCGATGAAGTGCTGTCCTTGGACGACATGGCCCAGGCGTTGGCTTGCTTGGAGGCGCCGGGCGTTCCGGTGGGGGGTGGTAGATGTGTCCAGGCCTGA
- a CDS encoding protein-glutamate O-methyltransferase CheR — MSRPDDGYQMLAQRVRRLTGLDLRHYRQQQLQRRLKAYLDRHGLPDYGSLARRITNDSQALRDFMDYLTINVTEFFRDGRPFDMLVRDVLPSLLAEFRRLKVWSAGCASGAETYSLAILLEELDPGGGHQVLGTDVDGTILKLAQEGVYDEHALRGVSPERRRKFFEEVAPGMWRVLPELRRKVRFVRHDLLADPYPEEQHLILCRNVVIYFTEEAKSRVHRQLAESLVPGGYLLVGATETLLMPGPLGLEIAGPFLYRRTAPQPAAVE; from the coding sequence GTGTCCAGGCCTGATGACGGCTACCAGATGCTGGCCCAAAGGGTGCGCCGTTTGACGGGCTTGGATTTAAGGCATTACCGGCAGCAGCAGTTGCAGCGCCGGCTGAAGGCCTATTTGGACCGGCACGGGCTGCCCGACTACGGGTCCCTGGCCCGGCGCATCACGAATGATTCCCAGGCCCTGCGGGATTTCATGGATTATTTGACCATCAACGTCACCGAGTTTTTTCGCGACGGCCGCCCTTTCGACATGCTGGTCCGGGATGTGCTGCCCAGCCTGCTGGCGGAATTCCGCCGCCTGAAGGTGTGGAGCGCCGGCTGCGCTTCCGGGGCCGAAACCTACTCCCTGGCCATCCTGCTGGAGGAGTTGGATCCCGGGGGCGGCCACCAGGTGCTGGGCACCGATGTGGACGGGACGATCCTGAAGCTGGCCCAGGAAGGTGTTTACGACGAGCATGCCCTGAGGGGCGTGTCGCCGGAGCGGCGCCGGAAATTTTTCGAAGAAGTGGCGCCGGGCATGTGGCGGGTCCTGCCGGAACTGCGGCGCAAGGTCCGCTTCGTGCGCCACGATCTGCTGGCGGACCCTTATCCCGAGGAGCAGCATCTCATCTTGTGCCGGAACGTGGTCATTTACTTCACCGAGGAAGCCAAGAGCCGGGTCCACCGGCAGCTGGCCGAGTCCCTGGTGCCCGGCGGCTACCTGCTGGTGGGGGCCACCGAGACCTTGCTCATGCCGGGCCCCCTGGGCCTGGAAATTGCCGGCCCATTCTTGTACCGCCGCACGGCGCCCCAGCCGGCGGCTGTGGAATGA
- a CDS encoding chemotaxis protein CheX — protein sequence MKAEYIKPFVQAAHRVLKQELGIEPQRGDLRLENTYYTTKDITVLIGVTGDVEGTVLYGTSEETAKALVQNIIGEHRPRFDEICESAVAEIGNMISGHAGALFEELGLSFNITPPNLILNRGTLIANSAIKRLIIPIRLEFGEIEIAVSLRETKPR from the coding sequence TTGAAGGCTGAATACATCAAGCCCTTCGTGCAGGCCGCCCACCGGGTTCTGAAGCAGGAACTGGGCATAGAGCCCCAGCGGGGCGACCTGCGCCTGGAAAACACCTATTACACCACCAAGGACATCACCGTCCTCATCGGCGTCACCGGCGACGTGGAAGGAACGGTGCTGTACGGCACCAGTGAGGAAACGGCCAAGGCCTTGGTCCAGAACATCATCGGCGAGCACCGGCCCCGGTTCGACGAAATTTGCGAGAGCGCCGTGGCCGAAATCGGCAACATGATCTCCGGCCATGCCGGTGCCCTCTTTGAGGAGTTGGGCCTCTCCTTCAACATCACCCCGCCCAACTTGATCCTCAACCGGGGCACCCTCATCGCCAACTCGGCCATCAAGCGGCTGATCATACCCATCCGGCTGGAGTTCGGTGAGATCGAAATCGCCGTTTCCTTGCGGGAGACCAAGCCCCGTTGA
- a CDS encoding CapA family protein, whose translation MKAGRGALLVLLAALLLLAGGCAWWGAPINPRDSGSLPAGGLLATASPDTLQVVEERLTITAVGDLLMHLPLVRAAATGSGYDFRPLFAPVATELQRGDITIANLETTLAGEAAGYSGYPLFNTPDALLDALIDSGVTMLTTANNHALDRGASGLRRTLSVIREAGLDVTGTRLEPDEPPYAIVTAKGFRVAVLAYTYGTNGIPVPEPHLINLIDKEAIARHIELARTEEPDLLMVAMHWGQEYSRQPSREQRELARFLHQLGVDVVLGAHPHVVQPAEILWPEPGNAGHGRPTVVIYSMGNFVSNQQFPYTDTGIIVHVTYKMRQAGDEPPRIILEEVAYRPVWVHRWHQGGLTRYQAVLTGDPSAALPALATGDLQRLEEAHRETVDLLGPSPLYKRGLPLPPACTFAGSTPLDCPL comes from the coding sequence ATGAAGGCAGGCCGCGGCGCCCTGCTGGTGCTGCTGGCCGCCCTGCTGCTGTTGGCGGGCGGCTGCGCCTGGTGGGGAGCCCCCATTAACCCAAGGGACTCAGGTTCTCTGCCCGCCGGCGGCCTCCTGGCGACGGCCTCTCCCGACACATTGCAGGTGGTGGAAGAGCGCCTCACCATCACCGCCGTGGGCGACCTGTTGATGCACCTGCCTTTGGTGCGGGCTGCCGCCACCGGCAGCGGCTACGACTTCCGCCCCCTCTTCGCGCCCGTGGCAACGGAGCTGCAGCGGGGGGACATCACCATCGCCAATTTGGAAACCACCCTGGCGGGAGAAGCGGCAGGGTACAGCGGCTACCCCCTGTTCAACACCCCCGACGCCCTGCTGGACGCCCTCATTGACAGCGGCGTCACCATGCTGACTACCGCCAACAACCACGCCTTGGACCGGGGAGCCTCCGGCCTCCGGCGCACCTTGTCGGTGATCCGGGAGGCGGGGCTGGACGTTACGGGCACCCGCCTGGAGCCCGACGAGCCTCCTTATGCCATAGTGACGGCCAAGGGCTTCCGGGTGGCGGTGCTGGCCTACACCTACGGCACCAACGGCATACCGGTGCCCGAGCCCCATCTCATCAATTTGATTGACAAGGAAGCCATCGCCCGGCACATTGAACTGGCCCGGACGGAGGAGCCCGATCTGCTGATGGTGGCCATGCATTGGGGGCAGGAGTACTCCCGGCAGCCCAGCCGGGAGCAGCGGGAACTGGCCCGGTTCCTCCACCAGCTGGGTGTTGACGTGGTCTTGGGGGCCCACCCCCACGTGGTCCAGCCGGCGGAGATTTTGTGGCCCGAGCCGGGGAATGCAGGGCATGGGCGGCCTACCGTGGTCATCTACTCCATGGGCAATTTCGTGTCCAACCAGCAGTTTCCGTACACCGACACGGGCATCATCGTCCATGTGACCTACAAAATGCGGCAGGCCGGGGACGAGCCTCCCAGGATCATCCTGGAGGAGGTCGCCTACCGGCCCGTTTGGGTCCATCGCTGGCACCAGGGGGGCTTGACCAGGTATCAGGCGGTGCTCACCGGCGACCCGTCGGCAGCGCTGCCGGCCCTGGCCACCGGGGACCTGCAGCGGCTGGAAGAGGCCCACCGGGAAACGGTCGACCTCCTGGGCCCGTCACCCTTGTATAAGCGGGGCCTGCCCCTGCCGCCGGCCTGCACCTTTGCCGGGTCCACGCCTTTGGACTGTCCCCTCTGA
- a CDS encoding PDZ domain-containing protein translates to MTDDHLESRPKQAGFPRRALLLWAAALFLAAILFWRVHVPLFIIAPGLTMPAGEIVKVSAEGAVEQERGTFLVTTLAARQASLGTALAAIFDPRSHVVLRRQLVPPGQTVDEYLAENEELMRQSQVYAMAAALDYLGYSPRVTGAGAEVRRVLPGLRPAGALQVGDVIVAVDGRPVHLAEDLHDYVASVGEGRQVAVDFLRDGRRQGGRVETVDDPWTGAGQARLPVQVWTHRLEVELPPGMEIEIDAREISGPSAGLIFALEIANRFTPVDLTGGRILAGTGTIDARGRLGAVGGVPLKMMAAMAAGAEAFVMPEAVAAQMDGDRFSMEVLAAPDLATLADALARRWAGEPAAVPGGGAPGLLWGGFQIDY, encoded by the coding sequence TTGACTGACGACCACCTGGAATCCCGCCCCAAGCAGGCCGGATTTCCCCGGAGGGCGCTGCTTCTTTGGGCGGCTGCCCTATTCCTGGCGGCAATCCTTTTCTGGCGGGTGCACGTGCCCCTGTTCATCATCGCCCCCGGTTTGACCATGCCGGCCGGGGAAATTGTTAAGGTAAGCGCCGAAGGGGCCGTGGAGCAGGAGCGGGGAACCTTTTTGGTGACCACCTTGGCGGCCCGGCAGGCTTCCCTGGGCACCGCCCTGGCCGCCATCTTCGATCCCCGCTCCCATGTGGTGCTCCGGCGCCAGTTGGTGCCGCCCGGGCAGACGGTGGATGAATATTTGGCCGAAAACGAGGAACTGATGCGGCAGAGCCAGGTGTATGCCATGGCCGCCGCCTTGGACTACCTGGGCTACAGCCCCCGGGTGACGGGCGCCGGGGCGGAGGTCAGGCGGGTGCTGCCGGGCTTAAGGCCTGCGGGCGCCCTCCAGGTGGGCGACGTGATCGTGGCGGTGGACGGCCGGCCCGTCCACCTGGCCGAAGACCTGCACGACTATGTGGCTTCGGTGGGGGAGGGCCGGCAGGTGGCGGTGGATTTCCTCCGGGACGGCCGCCGGCAGGGCGGCCGGGTGGAGACGGTGGACGACCCCTGGACAGGCGCCGGCCAGGCCCGGCTGCCCGTGCAGGTATGGACCCACCGGCTGGAGGTGGAACTGCCCCCGGGCATGGAGATTGAAATCGACGCCCGGGAGATCAGCGGCCCCTCGGCGGGGCTCATCTTCGCCCTGGAAATCGCCAACCGCTTCACACCGGTGGACTTGACCGGGGGCCGCATCTTAGCCGGGACGGGCACCATCGACGCCCGGGGGCGCCTGGGCGCCGTGGGCGGGGTGCCCTTGAAAATGATGGCTGCCATGGCGGCAGGGGCCGAAGCTTTCGTCATGCCCGAAGCCGTGGCGGCCCAAATGGATGGGGACCGCTTCTCCATGGAAGTATTGGCGGCGCCCGATTTGGCCACCTTGGCCGATGCCCTGGCCCGGCGGTGGGCAGGCGAACCGGCGGCCGTGCCCGGGGGCGGCGCCCCCGGCCTGTTGTGGGGAGGTTTCCAAATTGATTATTGA
- a CDS encoding DUF177 domain-containing protein: protein MIIDLREILQEQGLSATHRQTIADPYVALEDLPPGFDAPIHVQATVQNTGSSVLATVSLETQVTMPCSRCLTPVTMPIRVKYVEEYVPAGDNEGLSPEEAGVAGVYQDQQLDLSAGIRENLLLALPMKPLCRPDCAGLCPQCGQNLNDGTCSCETAPAVDPRLAQLQRLLEGEGNS from the coding sequence TTGATTATTGATCTGCGGGAAATATTGCAGGAACAGGGCTTGAGCGCCACCCACCGGCAAACCATCGCCGACCCCTACGTGGCCTTGGAGGATCTGCCGCCGGGTTTCGACGCGCCCATTCACGTCCAGGCCACGGTTCAGAACACCGGGTCCTCGGTGCTGGCCACCGTATCCTTGGAGACCCAGGTCACCATGCCTTGCTCCCGCTGCCTGACGCCGGTGACCATGCCCATCCGGGTAAAGTACGTGGAGGAGTACGTCCCCGCCGGCGACAATGAGGGGCTCTCGCCCGAAGAGGCGGGGGTGGCGGGCGTCTACCAGGACCAGCAGCTGGATTTGTCGGCGGGCATCCGGGAAAACCTGCTCCTGGCCCTGCCCATGAAGCCCTTGTGCCGTCCCGACTGTGCCGGCCTTTGCCCCCAGTGCGGCCAGAACCTTAACGACGGGACCTGCTCCTGCGAGACGGCCCCCGCGGTGGATCCCCGGCTGGCCCAGCTGCAGCGCCTCCTGGAAGGCGAAGGGAACTCTTAA
- the rpmF gene encoding 50S ribosomal protein L32 — MAVPKRKTSKARRDKRRTHYKLTAAGLTPCPRCREPRLPHRVCPNCGYYRDRQVIEQE, encoded by the coding sequence ATGGCTGTGCCCAAGCGCAAGACTTCGAAAGCCCGGCGGGACAAGCGCCGCACCCATTACAAGCTCACGGCGGCCGGGTTGACGCCTTGCCCCCGCTGCCGGGAGCCCCGCCTGCCCCACCGGGTTTGCCCCAACTGCGGCTACTACCGCGACCGGCAGGTAATCGAACAGGAGTAA